Proteins encoded within one genomic window of Microbacterium sp. LKL04:
- a CDS encoding organic hydroperoxide resistance protein: protein MEALYTAEALATGGGRNGHVRTVDGLVDTDVRVPKEMGGAGGAPNPEVFFAAGYAACFHSALQSVARAQKVTLEDTSVGSRVSIGSNGEGGFGLAVQLEVVIPNLPHDQAQALADAAHQVCPYSNATRGNIEVTVTVVED, encoded by the coding sequence ATGGAAGCTCTCTACACCGCAGAAGCACTCGCTACCGGAGGCGGCCGTAACGGTCACGTCCGCACCGTCGACGGCCTCGTCGACACCGACGTGCGCGTCCCCAAGGAGATGGGCGGCGCCGGTGGCGCTCCGAACCCCGAGGTGTTCTTCGCCGCGGGCTACGCCGCGTGCTTCCACAGCGCCCTGCAGTCCGTCGCCCGCGCCCAGAAGGTGACCCTCGAGGACACCAGCGTCGGCTCGCGCGTCAGCATCGGCTCCAACGGCGAGGGTGGCTTCGGTCTCGCCGTCCAGCTCGAGGTCGTCATCCCGAACCTCCCGCACGACCAGGCGCAGGCGCTCGCCGACGCCGCACACCAGGTGTGCCCCTACTCGAACGCCACGCGCGGCAACATCGAGGTCACCGTCACGGTCGTCGAGGACTGA